A stretch of the Argentina anserina chromosome 6, drPotAnse1.1, whole genome shotgun sequence genome encodes the following:
- the LOC126797569 gene encoding heat shock 70 kDa protein 14-like, with protein sequence MSVVGFDFGNESGIVAVARQRGIDVVLNDESKRETPAIVCFGEKQRFIGTAGAASSMMNPKNTISQIKRLIGKKFSDPVLQRDIKALPFAVQEGPDGYPLIHARYLGEAKTFTPTQVLGMVFSDLKIIAQKNLNAAVVDCCIGIPVYFTDLQRRAVEDAARISGLNPLRLFHETTATALAYGIYKTDLPESDQLNVAFVDIGHASMQVCIAGFKKGQLKVLAHSFDQSLGGRDFDEVLFHHFAAKFKEEYKIDVFQNARACLRLRAACEKLKKMLSANPEAPLNIECLMDEKDVRGFIKRDEFEQISAPILERVKGPLEKALADANLSIENIHTVEVVGSGSRVPAIIRILTEFFKKEPRRTMNASECVARGCALQCAILSPTFKVREFQVNESFPFSIALSWKGSGPDAQNGGADQSTLVFPKGNPIPSIKALTFYRSGTFQVDVQYADLGDLQAPAKISTYTIGPFQSTKGERAKVKVKARLNYHGIVSVDSATLLEEEEIEVPVTKEQPKEETKMETDEAPSDVPPPSSEEADVNMQDGKSNDAPSAENCVPESGDKPVQMETDAKADAPKRKVKKTNIPVVELVYGGMVAADVQKAIESEYEMALQDRVMEETKDKKNAVEAYVYDMRNKLSDKFQEFVTDSEREAFITKLQETEDWLYEDGEDETKGVYVAKLEELKKQGDAIEERYKEHTERGSVIDQLSYCVNSYREAAISSDPKFDHIDMADKQKVVSECAEAEAWLQGKKQQQDSLPKHATPVLLSADVKRKTEALDRFCRPIMTKPKPAPAKPATPEPQPSPSPQGSDQPQSGEGHANSNSNENSADASSEAPAESMETDKPEAPQA encoded by the exons ATGAGTGTGGTGGGATTTGATTTCGGCAACGAGAGCGGCATTGTGGCTGTCGCAAGGCAGAGGGGTATTGATGTCGTGCTCAATGATGAGTCCAAGCGCGAGACTCCTGCCATTGTTTGTTTCGGGGAGAAGCAGCGGTTCATTGGGACTGCAGGTGCCGCTTCGTCTATGATGAACCCGAAGAACACGATTTCGCAGATCAAGAGGTTGATTGGGAAGAAGTTTTCGGATCCTGTGTTGCAGAGGGATATCAAGGCCCTGCCTTTTGCTGTTCAAGAAGGGCCTGATGGATATCCGTTGATCCATGCCCGCTATTTGGGAGAAGCGAAGACATTCACGCCCACCCAAGTTTTGGGAATGGTGTTCTCTGATCTGAAGATTATAGCTCAGAAGAATCTTAATGCAGCTGTTGTAGATTGCTGTATAGGAATTCCGGTGTACTTCACTGATCTCCAGAGAAGAGCTGTTGAGGATGCAGCAAGAATTTCTGGCTTGAACCCCCTGAGGTTGTTTCATGAGACTACAGCAACTGCCTTGGCTTATGGGATTTACAAGACAGATTTACCAGAGAGTGACCAATTGAATGTTGCGTTTGTTGACATTGGACATGCTAGCATGCAAGTTTGCATTGCTGGATTCAAGAAGGGGCAGCTTAAAGTTCTCGCTCATTCATTTGACCAGTCTTTGGGTGGTAGGGATTTTGATGAAGTACTGTTCCACCACTTTGCAGCGAAATTTAAGGAAGAGTACAAGATTGATGTTTTCCAGAATGCAAGGGCCTGCCTTCGACTTCGGGCTGCTTGTGAGAAGCTGAAGAAGATGCTCAGTGCAAATCCGGAGGCACCTCTGAATATTGAGTGCTTAATGGACGAGAAAGATGTTAGAGGTTTTATTAAGCGGGATGAATTTGAACAGATTAGTGCTCCTATTTTGGAACGTGTGAAGGGACCTTTGGAGAAGGCCCTTGCTGATGCAAATCTTTCGATAGAGAACATCCATACTGTTGAGGTTGTTGGTTCAGGCTCTCGTGTACCTGCTATAATTAGGATATTGACAGAGTTCTTCAAAAAGGAGCCAAGGAGAACTATGAATGCTAGTGAGTGTGTTGCGCGGGGTTGTGCTTTGCAGTGTGCAATTCTCAGTCCCACATTTAAAGTCCGAGAGTTTCAG GTGAATGAGAGTTTCCCATTCTCGATTGCTTTGTCTTGGAAAGGTTCTGGCCCTGATGCCCAGAATGGAGGAGCAGATCAGAGTACTCTCGTCTTTCCCAAGGGAAATCCCATTCCAAGTATTAAGGCTCTTACATTTTACAGGTCGGGCACATTTCAAGTTGATGTGCAGTATGCCGATCTTGGTGATTTACAGGCACCTGCGAAGATCAGTACATATACG ATTGGTCCTTTCCAATCTACTAAAGGTGAAAGGGCAAAGGTGAAGGTCAAAGCTCGCTTGAACTATCATGGGATTGTTTCTGTGGATTCAGCCACT CTtttggaagaggaagaaattGAGGTTCCTGTCACAAAAGAGCAACCAAAGGAGGAAACTAAGATGGAGACTGATGAGGCACCCAGTGATGTGCCTCCGCCAAGTTCTGAGGAGGCTGATGTCAACATGCAAGATGGCAAGAGTAATGATGCTCCGAGTGCTGAAAATTGTGTTCCCGAGTCTGGCGACAAGCCTGTGCAGATGGAAACAGATGCTAAG GCTGATGCTCCTAAAAGGAAggtaaagaaaacaaacattCCAGTGGTAGAGTTAGTTTATGGAGGAATGGTTGCAGCAGATGTGCAGAAGGCAATAGAGAGTGAGTATGAGATGGCTTTACAAGATCGTGTTATGGAAGAAACAAAAGACAAGAAAAATGCTGTTGAGGCATATGTTTACGACATGAGAAACAAG TTGAGTGACAAGTTCCAGGAATTTGTCACCGACTCAGAGAGGGAAGCATTTATCACCAAACTCCAGGAGACCGAAGACTGGTTGTATGAAGATGGTGAGGACGAAACCAAAGGTGTTTATGTCGCCAAGCTTGAGGAGCTTAAGAAG CAAGGTGATGCTATTGAAGAGCGGTACAAGGAGCATACTGAGAGGGGATCTGTCATTGACCAGCTTAGTTACTGTGTTAATAGTTACAGAGAAGCTGCAATATCAAGTGATCCAAAATTTGATCACATTGATATGGCTGATAAACAAAAG GTTGTCAGCGAGTGTGCTGAGGCTGAGGCCTGGTTACAAGGGAAGAAGCAGCAACAGGATTCACTCCCGAAACATGCTACCCCAGTACTTTTGTCAGCTGACGTGAAAAGGAAGACTGAAGCACTTGACAG GTTCTGTAGACCAATAATGACGAAACCAAAACCAGCACCAGCTAAGCCAGCTACACCTGAGCCACAACCAAGCCCATCTCCACAGGGAAGTGATCAACCCCAGAGTGGTGAAGGCCATGCCAATTCCAACTCCAATGAAAATTCTGCTGATGCCAGCAGCGAGGCTCCAGCTGAATCAATGGAAACAGACAAACCAGAAGCTCCCCAAGCCTAG